In the genome of Thalassophryne amazonica chromosome 6, fThaAma1.1, whole genome shotgun sequence, the window GTAAGACCAGACTTCTCAACTACTGACAGTAAATCTGCAATTGTCTTCTAGCTGGTAGTGAGTTGTTTAGTCCAATAATTTGACACTTTTGTGCAAACAAGTTTATTGTCATATCCAATGACTCATAAAATGGGCCTAATTATGCATAGTGGTCTCACAAATTGCATGTTGTAAAATTATAAAATAAagtacataattttttttaacttgattGGCTTCTCCTTTACAGGCAGCTTTAAAGATGGTCCTCCCAACCTGTACATTTCTGTGACAATGGTACATCAGGTAAATCTCAGATGTAACAAATTACTCACCTATTATTTAAGAGCATTTTAAAACTTGTTTTCTGTTACAGGCTGGAGTTGAGGAAGTGCTGGACCTGAACTGACACTGCTATGCAgtctttatattttttatttttaacacccTTTTGAAAAGGATTTTACTAGgttttaacaataaaaaaaaaaaaattacaaaccaTTTATCTTGTCTTAGTCACTTGGAGGTCTTAAATTGAGTTGATAGTACAGCAAGCAACACGTGCCATGTCACTTTTTTTGCATGCTTGTAAGAGGTACCAGATAAATACTACCATCTGGGGCCTGTTGCAAAGAGTATTCGTCTATAGAGTATGGCTGTCCCTCTTCATCTCTCAAGTGAGAAAAGACCTCTGTGTAAAGGTCTGCGAGATGGTGTTGAATAAAAGCCAGACTTCGTTGGAACTCCAGCCTCTGCTGCACCAGGTGTTCTCTTTGGGCCTGCAGTTGGCTCAGTTCTCGTTCCAGGTGTATTATGCCCTCCAGCTTCCTCTTCCTGCAGTTCTGAGCTGCCACCTTGTTCTTTCCCCGCCTCCTAATATCCCTGACCAGTGTTAATTGAGAGTCTGTCAAAGCATATTGTGATAAGAGCTCATTGAAGTCATCCACGGGCAGGTTGATGATTTTATCCATAGGGAAGGGGATCTTGAGTGCCACTGCACGGCGTTCATCCTTGCTGAGGGGGGCAGGAATTGCACTTGGTGGCTTTGTATACATGCTATGTTGTAAACGCCCTCTGCTGGACACTCCGGGGTCACCGTATGGGTCATTTACAGTAGTAGCTTGACCCCATTCTCTCGCTGCCTGGAGAAGCAGGAGGTTGGGTTGAGTATGGGATGAGTTGGGTTGTTGTGAGAAATAAGGTTGTGCTCCTGAGTGTAAGTGAGGGTGACTCTGAAAATCCATTGAGAAGTTGTTCTGTGTTTCCCTGGCTTCCATGTCCATGCTCTGATAACCCGTTGTCCCACCAATGGCATTATCGGGTGAGGCCAGAGGTGGACTTGAACCCAATGACAGACCAGAGTCGGACTCCAGATCATCACCTGAGCGAGCGTGACAAGTTTGTCCGTGAGCAGGCCACGTATGTCGACTGAGACCCTGAGAAGGGCACACGTTTGGCCTCCTGTGCCTGTGCTCAATGCTTGGTACGTTCATCTGTTCTCTGAGGGCCTTGAATGAAGTCTGTGTGGACACAGGGGGCATTCTTTGATTGAGCTGAGACTGAAAGTGTCCACACATCGCTTCTGCGTTGTTGCTCAAACGCTGACAAACTGGGGCCTCTTCAGAGTAACATCCGCCGTAAGCGTTGCCCACGTTCGGCTCGCAGGCAGCCTGCGGTGGCTCAGAGTGGGACACGCTGTACTCTCCCCCAGGTGCCACTGGGTGGTACTGTGTTTCATAGATGTCTCCAGGGGCCTCAAGCTCCTGCAACATGAATGAAAGTTATCAGTTGAATGTGGGGAGGAACAAAAGTAATTATAGAATCTAAAAAGTTGATGTGTATGTGAACAGGTTCTTTCTCTGCAGAAGACAGTTCGTCCTAGTCTCAGCATGCCACCTATAGCCCATGTGGGCTCACAGATGTGATCGGATTTCACCTGGAAACAAGATGCCCATTGTGCAGTACAGGGGGGCCTGTGAGCAACGTGCAGTGCTTACCCCCTCCTCCCAATCTCCATCACCCCTGTACCACTCAAATGGTCCATTGTTACACGTGGCTtctcaatggattttttttttttttttttttaaacatctgtgACATGAAAATTTTCTCTTCAAACTGCTGCTTTAAATTAGCATTGACAACACATACTTGTGGCTGATCATCTGAACAAATGTCTGGCTGAACAACTTGGGTTAAAGTAATATTTCCACAGAACTAGAAATGTAAGAACACTTTCTAAAGCCTCTTTTGGACAGGTGTGTTACCTGTCAAAATGTCAACATTTAGGACAAATTGGAAATGCATTCAAAGTTAAAGTTTAAGAATAGTTACGTGCAGTATTCGGGTCTCCAACCTTGAAGCAGTCATTTTACATTTAGACTGAAAACATTAAATCTGGTTAAAATCTACCTGAAACTTGCTGTAATCCATAATGTCTTTCAGATATGTTTTTACAGAGAACCCGACTATGTAATGTCTATAAGTGTATTTGCAGACGTGAGCAGCCTGGGAGGATTCGAATTAGGCTGAAGGTACCTTCTTCAGAGCACAAAAAAAACGTTAGCAAGTGTACATTACTACAGCAAAATGAGACTACAGAGTTTATGTAAATGAGGAAGGAGATCAAAACACTCAGAAATGTAATGGCTTCATATTAAGTAGCCACCATTGATAATGTCTACATCAAAAGACAATAATGATTATAGAAGAGAGAAATTGATCCAGCTGGTGGAAAAACGTTATTGTCCTAACGTGTCCAATGCACCGTCCCCTTTTACCCACAGGGGTCACCACGTGGTGGTCGAGTCAAGCAACTGCTTGGTTCCAGTTCAGTTACACCCATTTTCAttctccatgtaaagtggagttTCATCTGGAGTGCAAACCTTTGCCAAATCGGCATGCAGATTCATACTGGATCctttgtggcgacccagagtgaaaaaggAAAAGCCTTAAGAACTATAGTGTACACAGAGATATGAGTGATTATTACAGATACTTGTCACCTTGTGGAGCTGTTTTTAGGAAATAAAACTTCCATCTGATGACAATGTAACAACGATATTATTTCACTATTATGATCGCCGTGATCCATTTGTTGCACATCAGGAAATGCAACTGAGACAAACATTTGTCATTTCATCCACATAAACTGAGATAGGAAACTGACAGGAGGTTGAACAGAATGTGGTTGTGAATATGTACAATGTGGTACACTGGTGGCTCTCGGGTAAGGTTAGATGTCAGACTGATCCAGTTCTACATAGTatccatctatattataataagcAAGTGGTCTTTGTGTgcttgtgtatggctttgatgaaactggggagagctggtgtgccatttggtatgcttatgtattttgggtcaaggattggTGCTGCAAAAACGGGAAGTTGATAGGACAAGTAGTTATCAGAGATTAGCGAtttatctaaccagtaaacaatggacattgtgctgcaatgaacCATGGGAGTTATGGGTTTGgggcttttaaatgttttttgtgttaacaccaacagtgttggtgttattgatttgttgtgtttttttgtagttcaattggttttgttactgttaccatgagtgactgatctggcaccataagtgaaaagtgtagtgcttttaatgtcttccaccacagtcTCTGTCAAAATAAGAGCAcctgcagaatgcagaaaagaaaaaagctctgcgtgtgtgcgtgtcattttgatcacgcacaaactggagagctgacatttgctgtttggtatgtttatgtattttggatcaaagaTAAAGGCACCAAAATCAAAAAAGCTACATTGTTTAGTTTGGATGGGCGGCCAGGTCTAGGAAGAgtactggtggatccgaacttcttccatttatggatgatggaggccactgtgctcactgagaccctcaaagcagcagaaatgtttctgtacccttccccagatttgtgccttgagacaatcctgcttctgaggtctacagacaattcctttgacttcatgcttggtttgtgctatgacatgcactgtcaactgtggggccttataggtagacaggtgtgtgccaacTGATTTTaccgcaggtggactccaattaagctgtagaaacatctcatgaatgatcagtggaaacaggatgcacctgagcccagttttgagcttcatggcaaaggctgtcaatatacatgaacatgtgatttcttaggttttttgtttgttgtaaaaaaaaataaaataaacttttttcacattgtcattatggggaattgtgtgtgttgaattttgaggaacaatgaatttcattcattttggaataaggctgtaatataacaaaatatagagtaagtgaagcactgtgaatactttctggatgggcTATATGTTAACTGACCACaatgtaaaatattttttaattctttacAGTTTAGCAaatagaaaaattttaaatttactCCTaaaaattccccccccccccccccccccccaaacacacacttcAGGGGCTTACAATTTTATAATTGAACCACAGGAAGCAAATGTTGCCATCACTCATTATTCATTCCTAGATAAACTACAAATGTTGGCAAAAATTcttttaaatacaaccccaattccaatgaagttgagacgtgaaaaatgtaaataaaaacaatacaatgatttgcaaatcctcttc includes:
- the nfe2 gene encoding transcription factor NF-E2 45 kDa subunit, giving the protein MCSTANHVLPLRRMCEVFATPGRLCGGAVPMTTHFPGARSYGTPQDTEMDLAWQELMAFSELQELEAPGDIYETQYHPVAPGGEYSVSHSEPPQAACEPNVGNAYGGCYSEEAPVCQRLSNNAEAMCGHFQSQLNQRMPPVSTQTSFKALREQMNVPSIEHRHRRPNVCPSQGLSRHTWPAHGQTCHARSGDDLESDSGLSLGSSPPLASPDNAIGGTTGYQSMDMEARETQNNFSMDFQSHPHLHSGAQPYFSQQPNSSHTQPNLLLLQAAREWGQATTVNDPYGDPGVSSRGRLQHSMYTKPPSAIPAPLSKDERRAVALKIPFPMDKIINLPVDDFNELLSQYALTDSQLTLVRDIRRRGKNKVAAQNCRKRKLEGIIHLERELSQLQAQREHLVQQRLEFQRSLAFIQHHLADLYTEVFSHLRDEEGQPYSIDEYSLQQAPDGSIYLVPLTSMQKK